One region of Trinickia violacea genomic DNA includes:
- a CDS encoding type IV toxin-antitoxin system AbiEi family antitoxin domain-containing protein codes for MGDQNAGKLNLLLAELGDTSLVSSRWLRVHGYSNSLVARYVRSGWLVSPTRGVYMRKGGRLQWEGVVRSLQVGEGMPLHVGGRFALSLQGHEHYLRLGDAGTITLYGVERPPAWLYKLPLAQRVEYLGKGPFDWPPASFTVEVSAMALSEQGLAWYQAAPGADTLVCSTPERAVLELCDDVSNAALIYEVDALMQAMTTLRPQRVGLLLRHCHSIKAKRLFLALAERHRHAWLSHVPLDGVNLGRGKRALVPGGRLHPTYQITLPGDLDEHLA; via the coding sequence ATGGGTGATCAAAATGCAGGAAAATTAAACCTGCTGTTGGCCGAACTGGGCGACACGAGCCTGGTGTCGAGTCGCTGGCTGCGGGTTCATGGCTACTCCAACAGCCTGGTCGCACGCTATGTGCGCAGCGGCTGGCTGGTGTCGCCGACGCGCGGAGTCTACATGCGCAAGGGTGGGCGCCTGCAGTGGGAGGGCGTGGTTCGCAGTCTACAAGTCGGCGAGGGCATGCCGCTGCACGTGGGAGGCCGCTTTGCACTAAGCCTGCAGGGGCACGAGCACTACCTGCGTCTGGGCGATGCCGGCACGATCACCTTGTATGGGGTAGAGCGGCCACCAGCTTGGCTTTACAAGCTGCCCTTGGCGCAGCGCGTCGAGTATCTGGGCAAGGGGCCGTTCGATTGGCCGCCGGCATCGTTCACGGTGGAGGTGTCCGCGATGGCGCTGTCCGAACAGGGGCTGGCGTGGTACCAGGCTGCCCCCGGCGCCGATACCTTAGTTTGTTCCACGCCGGAACGGGCCGTGCTGGAGCTCTGCGATGACGTCTCGAACGCTGCCTTGATTTACGAGGTGGATGCACTGATGCAGGCCATGACCACGCTGCGGCCGCAGCGGGTCGGCCTGTTGCTGCGCCATTGCCACAGCATCAAGGCCAAACGGCTGTTCCTGGCGCTGGCCGAGCGCCATCGGCATGCCTGGCTGTCGCACGTGCCGTTAGATGGCGTCAATCTAGGGCGGGGGAAGCGCGCGCTGGTGCCTGGCGGCCGCTTGCATCCGACCTACCAGATCACCTTGCCGGGAGACCTCGATGAACACCTGGCTTGA
- a CDS encoding SDR family NAD(P)-dependent oxidoreductase: MLDGKVVVVTGSGGGIGRDIALMMARHGAKVVVNDVGASLSGEGHNGGPAQAVANEIEALDGLAIASTDSVADPVGAARIVQIALDVFGRVDCVVNNAGILRDRFFHKMSEEEWDAVLKVHLYGSYYVSRAAADHFKEQRSGAFVHMTSASGLIGNLAQANYSAAKLGIAGLSKSIALDLEKFGVRSNCIAPFAWSRMINSIKIDSPEQEARVAKIKQMTPAKIAPLAVYLASEQAAGVTGQIFAVRNNEIFLMSQPRPVRSVHRGEGWTPETIAEHAMPALRNSFHTLDVSADVFSWEPV, from the coding sequence ATGCTGGACGGCAAGGTGGTGGTGGTGACGGGATCGGGCGGCGGCATTGGCCGCGACATCGCCCTGATGATGGCGCGCCACGGCGCGAAGGTCGTGGTGAACGACGTGGGCGCTTCGCTCTCCGGCGAGGGGCACAACGGCGGTCCCGCGCAGGCCGTGGCGAACGAGATCGAGGCGTTAGACGGCCTGGCCATCGCCAGCACCGACAGCGTGGCCGACCCGGTAGGCGCCGCGCGCATTGTGCAGATCGCGCTGGATGTGTTCGGCCGCGTCGATTGCGTGGTGAACAACGCGGGCATCCTGCGCGACCGCTTTTTCCACAAGATGAGCGAGGAGGAGTGGGACGCCGTGCTGAAGGTCCACCTCTACGGCTCGTACTATGTTTCCCGGGCCGCAGCCGATCACTTCAAGGAGCAGCGCAGCGGCGCGTTCGTGCATATGACGTCCGCCTCCGGCCTGATCGGTAATCTCGCGCAGGCGAACTACAGCGCGGCGAAGCTCGGCATCGCGGGCCTCTCGAAATCGATTGCGCTCGACCTGGAAAAATTCGGTGTCCGTTCGAACTGTATCGCGCCGTTCGCGTGGAGCCGCATGATCAACTCGATCAAGATCGATTCTCCGGAACAGGAAGCCCGCGTTGCGAAGATCAAACAGATGACGCCCGCGAAGATCGCGCCGCTCGCGGTCTATCTCGCAAGCGAGCAGGCTGCGGGCGTGACGGGCCAGATCTTCGCGGTACGCAACAACGAAATCTTTCTGATGAGCCAGCCGCGCCCGGTGCGTTCGGTGCACCGCGGCGAGGGCTGGACGCCGGAGACGATCGCCGAGCATGCGATGCCGGCGTTGCGCAATTCGTTCCACACGCTCGACGTGTCCGCCGACGTATTCAGCTGGGAACCGGTGTGA
- a CDS encoding LysR family transcriptional regulator: protein MHFDLVDLKLFTHVAEASSLTRGAERAHLSLPAASTRIKNLEEQVGVKLLSRTSQGVTLTGPGETLLVHARRVLKQLEQLSGDLQEYTQGVKGHVRVFANTTAMSEFLPAVLRTYLISHPDVYVDIHERLSPDIVRAVQDGTIDIGIAAGNVRTEGLQVLPYRRDRLVLATALSHPLAQASEIAFADTLDYDFIGPPDESAIFSFLKRASSDLQRTIRWRIQIGNFEAACRMIEANIGIGVLPEGTARRHAQTMSLKVVPLTDEWAVRKLQICLIDRDALPLFACKLVDLLVADGIGQLE, encoded by the coding sequence ATGCATTTCGATCTCGTCGACCTGAAGCTCTTCACTCACGTAGCCGAGGCGAGCAGTCTCACGCGCGGCGCGGAACGCGCGCACCTTTCGCTGCCCGCGGCGAGCACGCGGATCAAGAATCTCGAGGAACAGGTGGGCGTGAAGCTCTTGAGCCGCACGAGCCAGGGCGTGACGCTCACCGGGCCTGGGGAGACGCTGCTCGTGCACGCGCGGCGCGTGCTCAAGCAGCTGGAGCAGTTGAGCGGCGACCTGCAGGAGTACACGCAGGGCGTAAAAGGCCATGTGCGCGTGTTTGCGAACACCACGGCAATGAGCGAGTTCCTGCCCGCCGTCTTGCGCACCTATCTCATCAGCCATCCCGACGTCTACGTGGACATTCACGAGCGTCTATCGCCCGACATCGTGCGTGCGGTTCAGGATGGCACGATCGACATCGGCATCGCGGCCGGCAATGTGCGCACCGAGGGCCTGCAGGTGCTGCCATACCGGCGCGACCGGCTCGTGCTCGCCACCGCGCTCAGCCATCCGCTCGCACAGGCGAGCGAAATCGCCTTTGCCGATACGCTCGACTACGACTTCATCGGGCCGCCCGATGAAAGCGCGATTTTCTCGTTTCTGAAGCGCGCCTCTTCGGATCTGCAGCGCACGATACGGTGGCGCATCCAGATCGGCAATTTCGAGGCCGCGTGCCGCATGATCGAGGCGAACATCGGCATCGGCGTGCTGCCCGAGGGTACGGCGCGCCGCCATGCGCAAACCATGTCGCTCAAAGTCGTGCCGCTCACCGACGAGTGGGCCGTGCGCAAGCTGCAGATCTGCCTGATCGACCGCGACGCGCTGCCGCTCTTCGCATGCAAGCTCGTCGACCTGCTCGTGGCCGACGGCATCGGCCAGCTCGAATAA